Genomic DNA from Microbacterium sp. NC79:
TGAATGCGGCTTACGACGGTTTGGGTGCCACGTTTGATCTGTTGCTCCGTGCGTTTCAGCGCAATTCCCTCGATGGGGCTGGCGCTGCGCTCAACGCGACCGTGCACTACGGCGAAGACTACGACAATGCCTTTTGGGACGGCGAGCGGATGGTCTTCGGCGACGGTGATGGTGAGGTGTTTGTGGGGTTCGCTAACTCCCTGTCTGTGATCGGTCACGAGCTCTCGCACGGTGTGATCCAACACACGGCGAACCTCGCGTATCGCAATCAATCGGGTGCCCTCAATGAATCGATTGCTGATGTATTTGGCGCCCTCACCGAGCAGTATTTTGGCCAGCAGACGGCTGATGAGGCGAGCTGGCTGATTGGTTCCGAAATCTTCACCGCGGCCGTGCAGGGGGTGGCGCTGCGCAATATGCTGGAGCCCGGCACCGCTTATGACGATGACGTTCTCGGCCGTGATCCGCAGCCTGGGCACATGCGCGATTACGTCACGATGATTGAAGATAACGGTGGGGTGCACGTGAACTCGGGCATTCCGAACCGTGCGTTTGCCCTGTTGGCTCGCGATCTGGGTGGGTTTGCGTGGGATCGTGCTGGCCTGATTTGGTATCGGGCGCTGACGGGCACCCTGTCGACGACGGCAACCTTCATCGAGTTTGCTGACGCCACTGTTTCTGCGGCGCAGGCGGAGTACGGTAAAGCCTCAGAGGAGGTGCGTGCCGTTAAGCGAGCCTGGCGCGCGGTTGGTGTTTATGACGAATCGCGAGGTAATGCCTCCCAGCAGCGACGATGAGGCGCGGGTTGGGGCCGAGTCGGGGGCAGAGGAGGCGAAAGACGAGCCGCATATTGCGGTGCGGGTGACGCGTAGCGGCGGAGTTGCGGGCATCACCCGTCGTTGGCAAGCGGAAGCTCCGGCGGGTGACGAGTCGCACTGGGTTGCCGTCATCGAGGAGTGTCCGTGGAATGCGACGCCACCGACAGATCTGCGTGCGGACGGCTTCATGTGGCGCATCGTTGCCGTGATTCGGCACGATGAGCGCTCGGTCGTGCTCCCCGAATCGGCGGTGGTCGGGCCCTGGGCAACGCTCATCAGGGTCGTGCGTGACGCAAGTGTTGAGCCGGGCGTCTAGAGTTCTTCGTCTAACGCCCAGGTTTCGAAGCGGTATGCCGGGCCGCGGTCGGAGGGCGTGAAGCCGTCTTCGGGAGTCGACGTCACGTTCACAAAACCGGGAGGTAGCGCGGGAGCGAAGGTGTCTCCGTCTGGCACTTCGAGGTCAAGTACCGTCACGACCGCGATATCGGCGCGGTCTGCGGTGCTTTCGTAGAGCGCACCGCCGCCGACAACCCATACGAGTTCGCCGCCGGGAGCGTCGGCAGCGGCGGCAAGCGCGTCATCCAGGTTGGTGAAAACGCGAGCGCCAGCGGCTTCCGCTTCGGCGGTCACATGGGGGTCGCTCGTGAGCACGAAGTTGGTGCGTCCGTCAAACGGTCGAAAGCGCGGTGGGATGGACTCCCATGTGCGCCGTCCCATCACGACCGGGTGACCCATCGTCGTCTCTTTGAAGTGCGCCATGTCTTCCGGCGCCTTCCACGGCATGTCTCCTGCGCGTCCGATGACACCGTCACGGGTCTGCGCCCAGATGAGGCCGATGGCCTGGGGCGGAAGTTCAGGAAGCTGCATGGCTAGACCGCAACCGGTGCCGAGATCTGCGCGTGGTGCTGGTAGTTATGCACCGCGAAGTCATCGAACGAGTAGTCAAAGATCGACTCGGGCGTACGCGTGAAGGTGAGCGTGGGCGACGGGAACGGTTCGCGCTCCAATTGCGTCTTGACCTGTTCGAGGTGGTTGTCGTAAATGTGTACGTCTCCACCTGTCCAGACGAATTCGCCGACATCGAGACCGACCTGCTGGGCGATCATGCGGGTCAGCAACGCGTACGAGGCGATGTTGAAAGGCACGCCGAGAAACATGTCGGCGGAGCGCTGGTACAGCTGGCAGGAGAGTTTGCCGTCAGCGACGTAGAACTGGAAGAACGCGTGGCACGGCGGCAACGCCATGTTCTTGATCTCGGCCACGTTCCAGGCGGAGACGATGATCCGGCGGGAGTCTGGGTTGGTCTTTAACTGCTCAATGACCTGAGCGATCTGGTCGATGTGCTCGCCATCGGGTGTCGGCCATGAGCGCCACTGCACGCCGTACACCGGTCCGAGTTCGCCGTTTTCGTCGGCCCACTCGTTCCAAATGCGCACGCCGTTCTCTTGTAGCCAGGAGACGTTTGATTCGCCACGCAAGAACCACAGCAGTTCAAGCGCGACCGACTTAAAGTGCACGCGCTTGGTGGTGATCAGCGGGAAGGAATCATTCGCCAGGTCAAACCGCAGCTGCCTGCCAAACACGCTTGTGGTTCCGGTGCCCGTGCGATCCGTCTTGTGGGTGCCGTTGGCCAGCACATCTCGCAGCAGATCCTCATACGGCGTCGCGATCGTCATGGCTCCCATCGTATGTGGCTCAGGGCTCCCCGGCTCCATTCGGTGGGTCATGTCGCGTAGCGGCGCGGTCTCAAACACGACGCCTGTCTGACATAGGGGCGGGGTGTACGCCGGCCCGCTCAGCCCAGCTTTGGGCGAGCTAGGCGGCGATGCCGTAACAAACAAAGCCGGGCCGGGTGGGGTGGGGTGGGGCAGATCGTCGCTCAGTTAGGCCGTCGGCCGTTAGGCGGCGATGTCGTATCGAGCGCGGCCGCCGAGGCGTGGGGTTTGTGTCGGGTCGACGGTGGCGGGTGGGATGATCCACACTTTCGACGTACGTTTGGTGCCGTCGACGTGGATGGTCC
This window encodes:
- a CDS encoding M4 family metallopeptidase, with product MATFQAIIPPYLLNRLAQTGDEQYPTAAAAARRTIAAGRPPFRHRAQLDLSVDGSGSLIVELTDAPNRTIADAENTQVLPGTIVREEGAEPVADATVNAAYDGLGATFDLLLRAFQRNSLDGAGAALNATVHYGEDYDNAFWDGERMVFGDGDGEVFVGFANSLSVIGHELSHGVIQHTANLAYRNQSGALNESIADVFGALTEQYFGQQTADEASWLIGSEIFTAAVQGVALRNMLEPGTAYDDDVLGRDPQPGHMRDYVTMIEDNGGVHVNSGIPNRAFALLARDLGGFAWDRAGLIWYRALTGTLSTTATFIEFADATVSAAQAEYGKASEEVRAVKRAWRAVGVYDESRGNASQQRR
- a CDS encoding protealysin inhibitor emfourin; the encoded protein is MPPSSDDEARVGAESGAEEAKDEPHIAVRVTRSGGVAGITRRWQAEAPAGDESHWVAVIEECPWNATPPTDLRADGFMWRIVAVIRHDERSVVLPESAVVGPWATLIRVVRDASVEPGV
- a CDS encoding dihydrofolate reductase, whose product is MQLPELPPQAIGLIWAQTRDGVIGRAGDMPWKAPEDMAHFKETTMGHPVVMGRRTWESIPPRFRPFDGRTNFVLTSDPHVTAEAEAAGARVFTNLDDALAAAADAPGGELVWVVGGGALYESTADRADIAVVTVLDLEVPDGDTFAPALPPGFVNVTSTPEDGFTPSDRGPAYRFETWALDEEL
- a CDS encoding thymidylate synthase, with protein sequence MTIATPYEDLLRDVLANGTHKTDRTGTGTTSVFGRQLRFDLANDSFPLITTKRVHFKSVALELLWFLRGESNVSWLQENGVRIWNEWADENGELGPVYGVQWRSWPTPDGEHIDQIAQVIEQLKTNPDSRRIIVSAWNVAEIKNMALPPCHAFFQFYVADGKLSCQLYQRSADMFLGVPFNIASYALLTRMIAQQVGLDVGEFVWTGGDVHIYDNHLEQVKTQLEREPFPSPTLTFTRTPESIFDYSFDDFAVHNYQHHAQISAPVAV